ACTCCCCCCGCGAGCTGGTCGCTCGGATCCGGGCGGTGCTGCGCCGCGGCGTCGAGCCCGACCTCGCCCCGCCGACCCTCGAGGCCGGTCCGGTGCGCATGGACGTCGAGCGCCACCAGGTCACGATCGACGGTGAGGAGGTACGCCTGCCGCTCAAGGAGTTCGAGCTGCTGGAGATGTTCCTGCGCAATCCCGGGCGTGTGCTCACCCGCGGACAGCTCATCGACCGCGTGTGGGGCTCCGACTACGTCGGCGACACCAAGACCCTCGACGTCCACGTGAAGCGGTTGCGCGCGAAGCTCGAGCCCGAGCCGGCGCAACCGCGCTACCTGGTCACGGTCCGCGGGCTCGGCTACAAGCTCGAGCTCTAGTCCCCCTCAGGCGTCGGGCACGTCCGGCTCCGGGTCCTGCGCGAGCGGGTTGTCGTCGGAGGGCCGGACGTCGTCGGGCAGGTCCTCATCGGCGATGCCGACCTCGCGCTCCTCGTCGGGCTTGGCGACGTTCTCCGCGAAGTCCTCGTTGTGCTCGTCGCCCTCGAACTCTTCGGAAGTGTGAGTGCTCATGGGACAGGGATACCCGCCCAGCAACCCGAAGGCACATAACGAAGTGACCGGGAGCCCACGCGGGCACTAGCGTCTGGCCGTGAGCACTCCCGTCCCCCTGCGCCGGTGGCTGCCGGCAGCCGCCGCGACCACCACGCTGCTGCTGTGGGCCTCGGCGTTCGTCGCGATCCGGCACCTCGGCGAGAGCGTCGGTCCGGGTGCGCTCAGCCTGGGTCGGCTCCTGGTCGCCGCGCTCGCGCTCGGCCTCCTGCTTGCCGTACGCCGCCCCGGTGCCGCCGCCCCCAGCACGGACCAGGACTCCCCGGCGACGGGCAAGCAGCGCTGGCCGCGCGGTCGCGCGCAGTGGACGCTCATGCTGGCGTGCGGCGCGATGTGGTTCGGCGTCTACAACCTCGCCCTCAACGAGTCCGAGCGACGCATCGACGCCGGCACGGCCGCGATGCTGGTGCAGGTCGGGCCGCTGCTGGTGGCGGTGCTCGCCGCAGTGTTCCTCGGCGAGGTGTTCACGCGCTGGACCCTCACCGGCGTCCTCGTCGCCCTCGGCGGCGTCGCGATCATCGGGACGGCGATCTCGCGCGACGGCGCCGGTGACGTCATCGGGGTCCTGCTGGGGCTGCTGGCCGCGGCGACGTACGCGCTCGGGATCCTCACGGAGAAGCCGCTGGTCGGTCGGCTGCCCGCGCTCGAGGTGACCTGGCTGGCCTGCCTGATCGGCGCAGTCGTCTGCCTCCCCTGGGCCGGGGAGCTCGTCACCACGGTCCGCGAGGCCGACGCCGCCACGCTGCTGTGGATCGTCTACCTCGGCCTGTTCCCCACCGCGATCGCGTTCTCCACCTGGGCCTACGCGCTGCGGTTCTCCGACGCCTCCCGGCTGGCCGTGCTGACGTTCCTGGTGCCGGTGCTGACCATCGCCATCGCGTGGGTCCTGCTCAGTGAGGTGCCGCCCGCGGCGGCGTACCTCGGCGGCGCGCTGTGCGTCGCGGGTGTGCTGCTCGCCCGGCGCCGCCCGGGCAGCGTCCCGCCCGTGGTCGAGAGTGCTGCGGCGACCGAGGTCGAGGCCGAGGAACCCGGGCCCGTCAGCACTCTCAGGGACTAACCTCGGCCGATGACCGCACTGGCCGACCTGACCGAGAGCCTCGACCGGCTCGTCGCCGACGGTGCCCTGCAGGGGTGGGCAGCCGGAGTCCGCGAGGCAGGGACGACGCACCTGACTGCCGGAGGGCGGCGTACGGCGGACGAGCCCGCGGCGATCGCGTCCAACACCAAGCCGATCGCCGGTGCGCTCACCCTCCGGCTCGTCGAGCTCGGCCGGCTCGGTCTCGACGACGCGGTCGCGCAGTGGCTGCCGGAGCTCGCCAACCCGCGGGTCCTCACCCGTCCCGGCGGTCCGCTCGACGACACCGTCGCAGCGCAGCGCCCCATCACTGTGCGGCACCTGCTCACGATGACGGCCGGGTTCGGCTGGGTCGTCGAGGGTGGCCCGTTGGCGGCCGCGATGGACGAGCTGCAGGTCGGGCCGGGCCCGGACGCACCCCCGATGACGCCGGACGAGTATCTGCGGCGGCTCGCCAGCCTCCCGCTGGCGGGCCAGCCCGGTGCGACCTGGCGCTACCACACCAGCAGCGACGTGCTGGGCGTCCTCCTCGCGCGCTGCACCGGCCGGCCGGTGAGCGATCTGCTCGCCGAGCACGTCACCGGCCCCCTCGCGATGCCGGCGACCCACTTCCCGACCGATGTCGCCTTCGAGTCCCTCGCCACGGGGCTGGTCTCGACCGTGGCGGACCAGCTCCGCTTCCTCGCCGCGATCGGCGACGGTGGCGGCGCCGTGCTCGGCCGGGCCTCCACCCGGCAGATGTGCACCAACCAGCTGACCCCCGAGCAGCGCAGCGGCGCGGACGACCTTCTGGAGGCAGGGGCGGGATGGGGCCACCACGTGGAGGTGCGCGCCGACGGCCTGGTCGGTTGGGCCGGTGGCCGCGGCACGATCGGGTACGTCGATCCGGCCGGCGGCCGTGCGGCCGCCCTCTTCACCTGGCAGGGCATGGACACGGCGGGGACCCAGCAGGCGTTCGCGGAGTTCTGGCAGCTGTTCGGCTGAGTCGCCGCCACCAGTCCTGAGGCGGGGCCGCTCAGCCCGGGGGAGGCTCCTCGTCGCGCTCGAGCCACCCGCGGAACGCCTCCAGGTTGCGGGTCGACTCACCCCGCGACGTCCGCCACTCCCACTCCTTGCGGATGGAGCTGGCGAACCCGAGCTCGAGGATGGTGTTGAACGACTCGTCGGCGTAGGTCAGCACCGCGCCGAGCAGCCGGTCGAGCTCGGTCGGCGTGACGCTCGACAGCGGGAGCCGGCCGTCGAGGTAGATGTCGCCCAGGCGGTCGAGCGCGAACGCCACGCCATACATCTTGAGGTTGCGCTCGAGCAGCCAGCGGTAGACCCGCTCGTGCTCCTCGTCGGGCCGGCGACACACGAACGCGTGGACGCCCAGCGCGTGGGCGCCCACGTCGAGGCGCACCGGCACCTGCAGCTTGCGCTCCCCCGGCAGCGTGATCGAGTACGCCGACTCACCGGCAGGCTCGTGCTCGAAGTCGCCATCGCGCAGGAAGTCGCGCAGGACCTCGAGCGCCTGCTCGCGCTCGCTCACGAGCTCATCGCCGCCGCGCCGAGGGACTGCGCAGCGCGGGCGTAGACGGCGCGGGTGGCGTGGGCGGCGTGCTCCCAGCTGAAGCCGCGGGCGTGGTCGAGCGCGCCGGCGGCGAGGCGGGAGCGCAGGGCGGGTTGCGTGCACAGCTGCTCGAGGACGTGGGCCCAGTCGTCGCTGGCGTGACCGTCGACGAGCAGTCCCGAGCGCCCGTCGGCCACCGCGGTCGGCAGCCCGCCCACCGACGCGGCCACGACCGGGGTGCCGCACGCCTGTGCCTCGACGGCGACCAGGCCGAAGGACTCGTTGTAGGACGGCACGCAGACAGCGGTCGCGGCGGCGTACCACCGCGCGAGCTCGTGCTGGGCCACCGGCGGCACGAACCGCACCACGTCGGAGATCCCGAGCCCGCGGGCGAGCTCGACGAGGCCCTCGGGACGCTCGAGGCCGGACCCGGACGGGCCGCCGACGACCGGCACCACGAGGCTGTGGCGGAGGTCGGGGCGGCGCTCGAGCAGCCGGGCGACGGCGCGCAGCAGGACGTCGGGGCCCTTGAGCGGCTGGATGCGGCCGGCGAAGAGAAGCACGAGGGCGTCGGCAGGGATCCCGAGCTCAGCGCGCGCCACGTCCTGGCCGACCGGACGGAACACCCCGAGGTCGACGCCCGGGTGGACGACCGCGACCCGGTCGGGGTCGGCGGCGTACAGGCTGGTGAGCTGGTCGGCCTCGCGCGC
The nucleotide sequence above comes from Nocardioides massiliensis. Encoded proteins:
- a CDS encoding response regulator transcription factor: MTRVLVVEDEESYSDALAYMLRKEGFDVAIATTGPDALTEFDRNGADIVLLDLMLPGLPGTEVCRQIRQTSSVPVIMVSAKDDEVDKVVGLELGADDYVTKPYSPRELVARIRAVLRRGVEPDLAPPTLEAGPVRMDVERHQVTIDGEEVRLPLKEFELLEMFLRNPGRVLTRGQLIDRVWGSDYVGDTKTLDVHVKRLRAKLEPEPAQPRYLVTVRGLGYKLEL
- a CDS encoding DMT family transporter — translated: MSTPVPLRRWLPAAAATTTLLLWASAFVAIRHLGESVGPGALSLGRLLVAALALGLLLAVRRPGAAAPSTDQDSPATGKQRWPRGRAQWTLMLACGAMWFGVYNLALNESERRIDAGTAAMLVQVGPLLVAVLAAVFLGEVFTRWTLTGVLVALGGVAIIGTAISRDGAGDVIGVLLGLLAAATYALGILTEKPLVGRLPALEVTWLACLIGAVVCLPWAGELVTTVREADAATLLWIVYLGLFPTAIAFSTWAYALRFSDASRLAVLTFLVPVLTIAIAWVLLSEVPPAAAYLGGALCVAGVLLARRRPGSVPPVVESAAATEVEAEEPGPVSTLRD
- a CDS encoding serine hydrolase domain-containing protein; protein product: MTALADLTESLDRLVADGALQGWAAGVREAGTTHLTAGGRRTADEPAAIASNTKPIAGALTLRLVELGRLGLDDAVAQWLPELANPRVLTRPGGPLDDTVAAQRPITVRHLLTMTAGFGWVVEGGPLAAAMDELQVGPGPDAPPMTPDEYLRRLASLPLAGQPGATWRYHTSSDVLGVLLARCTGRPVSDLLAEHVTGPLAMPATHFPTDVAFESLATGLVSTVADQLRFLAAIGDGGGAVLGRASTRQMCTNQLTPEQRSGADDLLEAGAGWGHHVEVRADGLVGWAGGRGTIGYVDPAGGRAAALFTWQGMDTAGTQQAFAEFWQLFG
- a CDS encoding YbjN domain-containing protein, which encodes MSEREQALEVLRDFLRDGDFEHEPAGESAYSITLPGERKLQVPVRLDVGAHALGVHAFVCRRPDEEHERVYRWLLERNLKMYGVAFALDRLGDIYLDGRLPLSSVTPTELDRLLGAVLTYADESFNTILELGFASSIRKEWEWRTSRGESTRNLEAFRGWLERDEEPPPG
- the mshA gene encoding D-inositol-3-phosphate glycosyltransferase — protein: MTRRRPGLSLPAVPPIAVRPILRGPRPVHGRVAMISLHTSPLDQPGTGDAGGMNVYVLELSKRLADTGLAVEIFTRSTSSALPPSVEAHPGVLVRHVEAGPYSGLSKSELPGQQCVFAREVLRQEARHAQGWYDAVHTHYWLSGQVGALMRDRWGVPLVHSMHTMAKVKNLALAQGDTPEPHARVVGEQQLVDAADMLIANTAREADQLTSLYAADPDRVAVVHPGVDLGVFRPVGQDVARAELGIPADALVLLFAGRIQPLKGPDVLLRAVARLLERRPDLRHSLVVPVVGGPSGSGLERPEGLVELARGLGISDVVRFVPPVAQHELARWYAAATAVCVPSYNESFGLVAVEAQACGTPVVAASVGGLPTAVADGRSGLLVDGHASDDWAHVLEQLCTQPALRSRLAAGALDHARGFSWEHAAHATRAVYARAAQSLGAAAMSS